Proteins from one Chitinophaga oryzae genomic window:
- a CDS encoding sigma-70 family RNA polymerase sigma factor: protein MMTDYTFYADEELVQLMAADDHTAFTEIYNRYWKRLYVLAYDRLHSRELAEDVVQDVFTGLWQRRSQSVIRSLPAYLATANRYAVFAQLSKSAKVITVEALPESLQAVADETAQLHFLQQSMEQQLKKLPEKCRLVFNYSRNEGLSNREIAAELQISEKAVEKHITKALQRLRVQFRNYFHAIFLC, encoded by the coding sequence ATGATGACAGACTACACCTTCTATGCTGATGAAGAGCTGGTTCAACTGATGGCCGCTGACGATCACACCGCCTTTACGGAGATCTACAACAGGTATTGGAAACGCCTGTATGTACTGGCTTATGACCGCCTGCATTCCCGTGAGCTGGCAGAAGATGTAGTGCAGGACGTGTTTACCGGCCTGTGGCAACGCAGGAGCCAGTCTGTTATCCGTTCACTGCCCGCCTACCTGGCTACCGCCAACCGTTACGCCGTATTTGCCCAACTATCTAAATCAGCGAAGGTCATCACCGTAGAAGCGCTTCCCGAATCCCTGCAGGCCGTGGCCGATGAAACGGCGCAGCTGCATTTCCTGCAGCAGTCTATGGAACAGCAACTGAAAAAGTTGCCCGAAAAATGCCGCCTCGTTTTTAACTACAGCCGCAACGAAGGCCTTAGTAACCGCGAAATAGCCGCTGAACTGCAGATCTCCGAGAAAGCAGTGGAGAAACATATCACCAAAGCATTACAGCGGCTGCGCGTGCAGTTCAGGAACTACTTTCACGCCATATTCCTCTGCTGA
- a CDS encoding Lrp/AsnC family transcriptional regulator: MSFTPDMTDLCILDILQTDARTTNKEIAARLGKSVTSVFDRVKRLEAEGYITGYVAVLNPHKLGSTLIAYTSVTLESHGHDKLQSFEQKINSFPEVLESYKMSGQFDYLLKIVIADMEAYELFYSNKLSKLENISKIRSLFVLSETKKETGLNLKTAQLPKGRQKTGFGPDK; the protein is encoded by the coding sequence ATGAGTTTCACACCGGACATGACAGACCTATGCATTCTGGACATACTGCAGACAGATGCCAGGACCACCAACAAAGAGATAGCGGCCAGGTTGGGGAAATCGGTAACGTCTGTTTTTGACAGGGTGAAGCGGTTGGAAGCTGAAGGATATATCACCGGGTATGTGGCCGTGCTCAATCCCCATAAGCTGGGCAGCACGCTGATCGCCTATACCAGCGTAACGCTGGAAAGCCATGGGCATGACAAGCTGCAGAGCTTTGAGCAGAAGATCAATTCATTTCCGGAGGTGCTGGAGAGTTATAAGATGAGCGGCCAATTCGACTACCTGCTGAAAATTGTGATTGCCGACATGGAGGCATATGAACTTTTTTATTCCAACAAACTATCCAAACTGGAAAACATATCGAAGATCAGAAGCCTGTTTGTGTTGTCGGAAACGAAGAAGGAGACAGGCCTGAACCTCAAGACGGCGCAGCTTCCGAAAGGCCGGCAGAAGACGGGCTTCGGTCCGGATAAGTAA